GTCGAGCACTGTCAGGACACTAGCTCTGCTCTCCGATATACGGCGCCAGGGAAGAGCCTCAAGAGAGTAGACACCCACCCTAGGCGGATAGAAACCTACAATGCGCTCACCAAGCATCTTTAACAGGATGGCGGCAGATGCTATACCGTCGGCATCCCAGTGGAACACGGCAAACACACTACCAGTAGTCAGGCTATTCCACAGACTCTCCATAGACAACCATATCTCGTTGCCCATGGTTGCACCAGCTGACTAGCCGCGGGTACAATCCGAGATAGATGCAATACTCCGGCTGAATATAACACTAATGCCTTCCGGGAGAGGGGAGAAAAGTGGGTACACAGGGCAGAAACAACTGCCAGCCACTCTGCTGACCCACAGACACCCTCAGGGAGGAGGGAGGCACACAGTGCCCCGGGTGAAAGTCAAGCTATTTGCCATATACTACGAGGCCGCAGGTACACGCGAGCTAGAGGTAGACCTCCCAGAAGGCGCCACCGTGCTAGACCTGGCAAAACTGCTTGAAGAAAAATTCCCCAAGCTCCGCGGCGAACTAGTAGAAGACGGCCGCATAAGCGAAGAGGCACGTGTACTAATCAACGGTAGAAACATAGAATGGCTAGAAAAGGAAAAGACGAAGCTACACGACGGCGACGTAGTAGCCTTCTTCCCGCCAGCCGCCGGAGGCTAACAAGCCTACACGCTATAAGGCTTAAAGCCCCCCAGACAAAGAACAACCAGAGCTAATGGAGGCCCAAAGAAGGGCTGGGCCCGTCGTCTAGCCTGGTTAGGACGCCGCCCTCACACGGCGGAGGTCCGGGGTTCAAATCCCCGCGGGCCCACCATTCTCCGCACTCCTTCGCGCTTACAGGAACAGGTTTGGGGAACATGGCTGCCGAGACTCA
The window above is part of the Pyrodictium delaneyi genome. Proteins encoded here:
- a CDS encoding ubiquitin-like small modifier protein 1; translation: MPRVKVKLFAIYYEAAGTRELEVDLPEGATVLDLAKLLEEKFPKLRGELVEDGRISEEARVLINGRNIEWLEKEKTKLHDGDVVAFFPPAAGG